A section of the Spirosoma pollinicola genome encodes:
- a CDS encoding inorganic phosphate transporter translates to MFGLETDVFILLFISLFAACAFEFVNGFHDTANAVATVIYTNSLKPTYAVVWSGICNFTGVLLGGIGVAMGIVNLLPVELLVDQNVYHSVAMVLALLLSAIIWNLGTWYFGLPSSSSHTLIGSILGVGLAFATMPENKTGAAVNWDKAIETGYALLLSPLLGFSLAIVLMFILRRSVPEEAKDQLFKEPKKNTEPPTWVRAILITTCSLVSFFHGSNDGQKGVGLIMLILIGIVPYHFAVKSDLDPRLMQTNIAAIQQTMGVLDTTHLSSINRERVVQTNKELSQLKALVNGPLIDGKIPNEKRLEVRSDLLLINSNIKKITADEGSNLSSSQLAVLTKNLGEEGGLRRFTDYAPLWVILMIALSLGLGTMIGWRRIVVTVGEKIGKQHLTYAQGASAELVAAMMIGMASWLKLPVSTTHVLSSGIAGSMVANKGVKNLQAGTVKNIALAWILTLPVSVLLSFTLYIFFRWVL, encoded by the coding sequence ATGTTTGGCTTAGAAACGGATGTTTTTATCCTCCTATTTATCAGCCTGTTCGCTGCCTGTGCCTTTGAGTTTGTTAATGGTTTTCACGATACAGCCAACGCCGTTGCCACCGTTATTTACACGAATTCGCTAAAACCTACCTACGCGGTTGTGTGGTCGGGGATATGCAATTTTACCGGCGTTCTGCTTGGCGGTATCGGGGTTGCAATGGGTATTGTAAATCTCCTGCCTGTTGAGTTGCTGGTCGATCAGAATGTCTATCACAGCGTAGCTATGGTGCTTGCTCTTCTCCTGAGCGCCATTATCTGGAATCTGGGAACTTGGTACTTTGGTCTCCCCAGTTCAAGTTCGCACACACTTATTGGCTCGATTCTGGGTGTTGGCCTGGCATTTGCCACCATGCCCGAAAACAAAACCGGCGCTGCTGTCAACTGGGACAAAGCGATCGAAACGGGTTACGCCTTATTACTCTCGCCCTTGCTGGGTTTCAGTTTGGCTATTGTATTGATGTTTATTCTACGCCGGTCTGTACCCGAAGAAGCGAAAGATCAGCTTTTTAAAGAACCAAAAAAGAATACTGAGCCTCCTACCTGGGTTCGAGCTATATTGATCACTACCTGTTCGCTGGTGAGTTTCTTTCATGGCAGTAATGACGGTCAGAAAGGGGTAGGGCTAATTATGTTGATTCTGATTGGCATTGTCCCCTATCATTTCGCGGTTAAATCTGATCTTGACCCTCGCCTGATGCAGACAAATATTGCTGCTATTCAGCAAACGATGGGCGTATTGGACACGACTCATCTTTCATCAATAAACCGGGAGCGTGTCGTTCAAACTAATAAAGAGCTTTCTCAGTTAAAGGCCCTGGTGAATGGGCCACTTATAGATGGCAAAATTCCAAACGAAAAACGCCTGGAAGTACGGAGTGATCTATTGCTGATCAACAGTAATATCAAAAAGATTACGGCTGATGAAGGGTCGAATTTAAGTTCAAGTCAACTGGCTGTACTAACGAAAAACCTGGGCGAAGAAGGCGGTCTGCGTCGGTTTACCGACTATGCGCCACTCTGGGTAATTCTGATGATTGCGCTATCGCTGGGCCTTGGTACGATGATTGGCTGGCGCCGGATTGTGGTAACGGTAGGCGAAAAGATTGGTAAGCAACACTTAACCTACGCACAGGGGGCCTCGGCAGAGCTAGTCGCGGCCATGATGATCGGGATGGCATCCTGGCTGAAATTGCCTGTTAGTACAACACACGTTCTTTCGTCGGGTATTGCCGGTAGTATGGTGGCCAACAAAGGGGTGAAAAACTTACAGGCTGGAACCGTAAAAAATATTGCTTTGGCCTGGATATTAACCTTACCAGTTTCGGTATTACTCTCCTTTACGCTCTATATTTTCTTTCGTTGGGTATTGTAG
- the mnmH gene encoding tRNA 2-selenouridine(34) synthase MnmH, with protein MVHQLPVNEFLDKARQLPVIDVRSPGEYDHAHIPGAVSIPLFDNDERALVGTKYKNAGKDAAVLVGLSFVGPKLADFVKQSKKLNPQNKEVLVHCWRGGMRSGSFAWLLDTAGLTASTLVGGYKAYRNAVLDSFAQPLKLIILGGKTGSGKTDILKELARQGEQIIDLEGFANHKGSSYGAIGQQPQPATEQFENLLFQTLLTLDTSRRIWLEDESRNVGSCFIPMALWLQMRAAPVAFIDLPKAKRVNRLVAEYANIDHGLLIEATERIRKRLGGKVTKDALHALALHDYATVADLTLDYYDKAYLHGLSQRDSATIQTIETGEDNPEETAKRLIEWVESTGAGRSGVPVYPCL; from the coding sequence ATGGTCCATCAATTACCCGTCAATGAGTTTTTAGACAAGGCACGCCAACTGCCTGTTATTGACGTTCGGTCGCCGGGCGAGTATGACCATGCACATATTCCCGGCGCGGTGAGTATTCCGCTGTTCGACAACGACGAGCGGGCACTGGTTGGCACTAAGTATAAAAATGCGGGGAAAGATGCAGCTGTGTTGGTGGGGCTCAGCTTTGTGGGGCCAAAACTGGCAGACTTCGTGAAACAGTCCAAAAAACTGAATCCGCAAAACAAGGAAGTGCTGGTGCATTGCTGGCGGGGAGGTATGCGCAGCGGATCATTTGCCTGGTTGCTGGATACCGCTGGACTGACTGCATCGACGTTGGTGGGTGGGTATAAAGCCTACCGTAATGCAGTTCTCGACTCCTTTGCCCAACCGCTAAAGCTTATCATTCTGGGAGGTAAAACGGGGAGTGGTAAAACGGATATACTGAAAGAACTAGCCCGGCAAGGTGAACAGATCATTGACCTCGAAGGGTTTGCCAACCACAAAGGCTCATCGTATGGAGCTATCGGACAACAGCCGCAACCGGCAACAGAGCAGTTTGAGAATCTGCTTTTCCAAACGTTGCTGACCCTGGACACGTCCCGCAGAATCTGGCTGGAAGATGAAAGCCGAAATGTTGGTTCATGCTTCATTCCAATGGCACTCTGGCTGCAAATGCGAGCGGCTCCGGTAGCGTTTATCGACTTACCGAAAGCTAAACGCGTGAACCGCCTGGTAGCCGAATATGCAAATATCGATCATGGTTTGCTTATCGAGGCAACCGAGCGAATTCGTAAACGGCTCGGGGGCAAAGTGACTAAAGATGCCCTTCACGCACTGGCTCTTCATGATTACGCAACCGTGGCTGATCTAACACTGGATTATTACGACAAAGCGTATCTACACGGCCTTTCTCAGCGCGATTCAGCTACGATTCAAACCATAGAAACGGGTGAGGACAATCCCGAAGAAACCGCTAAACGGTTGATTGAGTGGGTAGAGAGTACTGGCGCGGGTCGGTCCGGCGTTCCGGTTTACCCGTGCCTTTAA
- a CDS encoding pyridoxine 5'-phosphate synthase translates to MTRLSVNINKIATIRNARGGNNPDLVKVALDCERFGAQGITVHPRPDERHIRYQDVLDLHEVVTTEFNIEGNPDERFIELVKRVKPAQVTLVPDAVDAITSNAGWDTIRHADHLRELVETFQADGIRVSIFVDADERMVEGAKAVGTDRIELYTEPYATHYAENREAAVAPFVRAAQRAIELGLGLNAGHDLSLENLRFFDEQVPGLEEVSIGHALICDALYFGLENTIQMYLRCLNRDS, encoded by the coding sequence ATGACACGTTTAAGCGTTAACATCAACAAAATTGCCACAATTCGCAATGCACGGGGTGGCAATAATCCTGATCTTGTTAAAGTCGCCCTCGACTGCGAACGTTTCGGAGCACAGGGCATCACCGTCCATCCCCGCCCCGACGAGCGGCATATTCGCTATCAGGACGTGCTGGATCTGCACGAAGTTGTTACAACCGAATTTAATATTGAAGGCAATCCGGATGAGCGGTTCATTGAACTGGTCAAACGTGTGAAGCCCGCTCAGGTAACCCTCGTTCCCGACGCTGTCGACGCCATTACATCCAATGCCGGTTGGGACACGATTCGCCACGCCGACCATCTCCGGGAGTTAGTCGAGACATTTCAGGCCGATGGTATTCGCGTATCCATTTTCGTAGATGCCGACGAGCGTATGGTCGAAGGGGCCAAGGCCGTTGGCACCGACCGGATTGAGCTGTATACTGAACCCTATGCGACCCACTATGCCGAAAATCGGGAAGCGGCCGTTGCTCCCTTCGTTCGAGCCGCGCAACGGGCTATCGAATTGGGCTTAGGCCTAAATGCGGGCCACGACTTAAGTTTAGAGAATTTACGCTTTTTCGACGAACAAGTGCCCGGTCTGGAAGAAGTGTCCATTGGTCACGCGCTTATTTGTGATGCGCTTTATTTTGGCCTGGAGAATACGATTCAGATGTATTTAAGGTGTCTGAACCGGGATTCTTAG
- a CDS encoding succinate dehydrogenase cytochrome b subunit has product MAWVTQTLSSSLGRKVIMSLTGLFLSSFLIVHMAGNLQLFKADGGRAFNEYTYFMTHNPVIMTVSYLLYTSILVHALMAFILTRHNQESRPVKYAYNKPEANSDWSSRNMGILGTILLLFIIIHMRTFWYEMHFGSVPMAEYDGKEYKNLYAVVQVAFGEWWYVLLYVLCMGALGYHLAHGFQSGFQTLGVRHKKYTPIIEFLGKFFFAIIIPVAFAAMPIYVFLQVHHII; this is encoded by the coding sequence ATGGCTTGGGTAACACAAACTCTCTCCAGCTCCCTCGGCCGCAAGGTCATCATGTCGCTAACGGGACTGTTTTTAAGTTCTTTTTTAATTGTACATATGGCTGGTAACCTCCAGCTATTCAAAGCTGATGGCGGAAGAGCCTTCAACGAGTACACGTATTTCATGACCCATAATCCGGTCATCATGACTGTATCGTACCTGCTTTACACCTCTATCTTGGTTCACGCGTTGATGGCCTTTATCCTCACACGCCACAATCAGGAATCGCGGCCTGTTAAGTATGCGTACAACAAGCCAGAAGCCAACAGCGACTGGTCGTCTCGTAACATGGGCATCCTGGGTACTATCCTGTTACTGTTCATTATTATCCACATGCGCACGTTCTGGTACGAAATGCACTTCGGTTCTGTCCCTATGGCCGAATATGACGGCAAAGAGTACAAAAACCTCTATGCAGTAGTGCAGGTAGCTTTTGGTGAGTGGTGGTATGTTTTACTATATGTGCTTTGCATGGGTGCGCTTGGTTATCACCTGGCGCATGGTTTCCAGAGCGGTTTTCAAACGCTTGGAGTCCGGCATAAAAAATACACACCGATTATTGAATTTTTGGGCAAATTCTTCTTCGCAATCATCATTCCGGTCGCGTTTGCAGCTATGCCGATTTACGTGTTTTTACAGGTTCACCATATAATTTAA
- the prfA gene encoding peptide chain release factor 1: protein MLDQLEAIRERFNEVAQQIVQPEAVSDQKRFMKLSKEYKDLEKIVVQYQAYLQLLEEIENAKQIIATEKDADFRDMAKGELDELQPRRDTLEELLKEMLMPKDPNDSKNVILEIRGGTGGDEAAIFAGDIFRMYQRFCEKMGWKMSLVDFTEGTSGGYKEIITEIEGEDVYGKLKFESGVHRVQRVPATETQGRIHTSAASVAVLPEAEEVDVELNMNDIRKDTFCSSGAGGQSVNTTYSAVRLTHIPSGIVVQCQDERSQLKNFDKALTVLRSRIYEIELQKHNDAIASQRKTMVGSGDRSDKIRTYNYPQSRVTDHRIGLTVYNLPAVMDGGIGDFIEQLRIAENAERLKEGATA from the coding sequence ATGCTTGACCAGTTAGAAGCCATCCGCGAACGCTTCAACGAAGTAGCTCAACAAATTGTGCAGCCCGAAGCCGTCTCTGACCAGAAGCGGTTCATGAAGTTGAGTAAAGAATACAAAGATTTAGAAAAGATCGTTGTGCAGTATCAAGCTTACCTGCAACTGCTCGAAGAGATTGAGAATGCAAAGCAAATCATAGCTACCGAAAAAGATGCAGATTTTCGGGATATGGCTAAAGGCGAATTAGACGAACTGCAGCCTCGTCGGGATACGCTGGAGGAATTGCTTAAGGAAATGTTGATGCCCAAAGATCCGAATGACAGCAAAAACGTTATTCTCGAAATTCGGGGCGGCACCGGTGGCGATGAAGCCGCCATCTTTGCGGGCGATATATTCCGAATGTACCAACGGTTTTGCGAGAAAATGGGCTGGAAAATGTCGCTGGTCGATTTCACCGAAGGCACATCCGGTGGTTATAAAGAAATTATCACTGAGATCGAAGGCGAAGATGTTTATGGCAAGCTCAAGTTCGAATCGGGCGTACACCGCGTTCAGCGAGTACCAGCAACCGAAACGCAGGGACGAATCCATACCTCAGCCGCCAGCGTTGCCGTGCTACCCGAAGCCGAAGAGGTGGACGTTGAACTAAACATGAACGATATTCGGAAAGACACATTCTGCTCGTCGGGAGCGGGTGGTCAGTCCGTAAACACGACCTACTCGGCGGTGCGGCTTACTCACATCCCATCGGGTATTGTTGTACAGTGCCAGGATGAGCGTTCGCAGTTGAAAAACTTCGACAAAGCCCTGACGGTACTACGGTCGCGGATTTATGAAATCGAATTGCAGAAACACAACGACGCCATCGCTTCCCAACGCAAAACAATGGTGGGTAGTGGCGACCGTTCCGACAAGATCAGAACGTATAACTATCCACAAAGCCGCGTAACAGATCACCGCATCGGGCTAACGGTCTATAACCTTCCTGCCGTTATGGATGGCGGCATCGGTGACTTTATCGAACAGCTTCGCATCGCCGAAAATGCCGAGCGATTGAAAGAAGGCGCAACAGCGTAG
- a CDS encoding GtrA family protein: MAEGLFNRRDILAYFIVAAIGASLQLVAGSVFQDWFQFSYQQALLAGYIIAFFAGFYLTKLFAFNAKNSAKTKREAVKFTLVSIVSCLITVYGSSLLYDFSISKFHILTVVIPFSVKTVNLNKLIAHTTGMGLSFVSNYVLHKTFTFHNTGFYEKLKRLLNL; the protein is encoded by the coding sequence ATGGCAGAGGGGCTTTTTAATCGCAGGGATATCCTTGCTTATTTTATTGTTGCCGCTATCGGGGCTTCTTTACAACTCGTAGCAGGAAGTGTATTTCAGGATTGGTTTCAGTTTAGTTATCAGCAGGCATTACTGGCGGGCTACATAATTGCGTTTTTTGCGGGCTTTTATTTGACAAAACTCTTTGCTTTCAATGCAAAGAACTCCGCTAAAACGAAGCGTGAGGCCGTCAAATTTACGCTTGTATCGATCGTTTCGTGCCTGATTACGGTCTATGGCTCCTCACTTCTTTACGATTTTTCGATAAGTAAGTTTCACATATTAACCGTTGTCATTCCTTTTTCGGTAAAGACAGTGAATCTTAATAAACTCATTGCGCACACGACCGGTATGGGCCTGAGTTTTGTGAGTAATTATGTGCTACACAAAACATTCACGTTCCATAATACCGGCTTTTACGAAAAGCTGAAACGATTACTGAATTTGTAA
- the rlmN gene encoding 23S rRNA (adenine(2503)-C(2))-methyltransferase RlmN: protein MKQDIRKLTAVQLKDWFTQNNQQGFRAKQVHEWLWKKSALSFEQMTNLSLPTRELLNTHFEIRPLTVDQQQKSNDGTIKSSFKLYDGNLVEGVLIPSLRTDDLDRMTACVSSQVGCSLTCKFCATGYMDRKRNLDAAEIYDQVVAIDRQAKANYDAPLTNIVYMGMGEPLLNYKNVLESVDRITSPDGLGMSPKRITVSTAGIAKMIKQLGDDEVKFNLALSLHAANDFKRDQIMPINESNTLEVLGDALTYFYKKTGTRITFEYILFYNFNDTLQDAQELWKFTKRVPAKVNIIEYNPIAEANFTNTDPQTLDKFAGYLESKGVIVNIRRSRGKDIDAACGQLAGKKA, encoded by the coding sequence ATGAAACAAGATATTCGTAAGCTGACGGCTGTTCAGTTAAAAGACTGGTTTACGCAAAATAACCAACAGGGGTTTCGGGCCAAACAGGTTCATGAATGGCTCTGGAAAAAATCGGCGCTCTCGTTTGAGCAAATGACTAACCTGTCGCTGCCAACGCGGGAGTTGCTGAATACGCATTTCGAAATTCGCCCCCTAACCGTCGATCAGCAGCAGAAGAGCAACGACGGCACAATTAAATCGTCGTTCAAGCTATATGATGGCAATCTGGTTGAAGGTGTTCTAATTCCGTCACTTCGTACTGACGACCTAGATCGTATGACGGCCTGCGTATCGAGCCAGGTGGGTTGTTCGCTTACGTGCAAGTTTTGCGCAACAGGCTATATGGACCGGAAGCGTAACCTCGACGCGGCTGAAATCTATGATCAGGTCGTAGCCATTGATCGGCAAGCCAAAGCAAACTACGACGCGCCCCTTACAAACATCGTGTATATGGGCATGGGTGAACCCCTACTGAACTATAAAAACGTACTCGAATCGGTTGATCGCATCACTTCACCCGATGGCTTGGGGATGTCGCCCAAACGCATCACGGTGTCAACAGCGGGGATTGCCAAGATGATTAAGCAACTTGGCGATGACGAAGTGAAATTCAATCTGGCCCTGTCGCTCCACGCGGCTAATGATTTCAAGCGGGATCAGATTATGCCGATTAACGAGAGCAATACGCTGGAGGTATTGGGCGACGCGCTGACCTATTTCTACAAAAAAACAGGTACGCGCATCACGTTTGAATACATTCTCTTCTATAATTTCAACGATACATTGCAAGACGCGCAGGAGCTTTGGAAGTTTACCAAGCGTGTACCAGCCAAGGTCAACATCATTGAATATAACCCCATTGCTGAGGCTAATTTTACCAATACGGACCCGCAGACATTGGACAAGTTTGCTGGCTATCTGGAAAGCAAAGGCGTAATCGTAAATATTCGCCGGAGCCGGGGTAAAGACATTGATGCCGCCTGTGGGCAACTGGCTGGTAAAAAGGCGTAG
- a CDS encoding fumarate reductase/succinate dehydrogenase flavoprotein subunit — protein MKLESKIPEGPLAEKWARQKFALKLVNPANKRKYEIIVVGTGLAGASAAASLAELGYSVKAFCFQDSPRRAHSIAAQGGINAAKNYQNDGDSVFRLFYDTIKGGDYRAREGNVHRLAEVSVNIIDQCVAQGVPFAREYGGTLANRSFGGAQVSRTFYARGQTGQQLLLGAYSALSRQVATGKVKLYPRTEMLDLVVEGGKARGIITRNLVTGKIESHSAHAVLLCTGGYGNVFYLSTNAMGSNVTAAWRAHKKGAFFGNPCFTQIHPTCIPVSGHYQSKLTLMSESLRNDGRVWAPKSKEDAQKIQKGQLKPTDLAEDARDYFLERRYPAFGNLVPRDVASRNAKNMCDEGRGVSKTGLAVYLDFADAIKRDGRKTIEAKYGNLFEMYEKITGENPYELPMMIYPAVHYTMGGLWVDYNLMTTIPGLYALGEANFSDHGANRLGASALMQGLADGYFVIPYTVGDYLATIGPADKIPVDSPAFKEAEQKVHAQVEQLLAIKGTRPVDELHKELGHIMWEYCGMSRTAEGLKLAKQKIQALKKEFWTNVKVLGDSEEMNQALEQASRVADFIELGELMVDDALNREESCGGHFREEHQTPDGEALRDDANFAYVAAWEYQGDGKPEILNKEILEFENVKLTQRSYK, from the coding sequence ATGAAACTGGAATCAAAAATCCCCGAAGGTCCTTTAGCCGAAAAATGGGCACGGCAAAAGTTCGCGTTGAAACTGGTCAATCCAGCCAATAAGCGAAAATACGAAATTATTGTGGTGGGCACCGGTCTGGCTGGTGCATCGGCAGCTGCATCGCTTGCCGAATTGGGCTATAGCGTTAAGGCATTCTGCTTTCAGGACAGTCCCCGTCGGGCGCACTCGATTGCCGCTCAGGGGGGTATCAATGCGGCTAAAAACTACCAGAATGACGGCGACAGCGTGTTCCGTTTGTTCTACGATACGATTAAAGGCGGTGACTACCGCGCTCGTGAAGGCAACGTACACCGTCTGGCCGAAGTCAGCGTGAACATCATTGACCAGTGCGTGGCGCAGGGCGTGCCGTTTGCCCGCGAATACGGCGGTACGCTGGCTAACCGCTCGTTTGGTGGTGCGCAGGTGTCACGTACGTTCTACGCTCGTGGTCAAACCGGACAACAACTGCTGCTGGGTGCTTACTCGGCCCTGAGCCGTCAGGTTGCCACCGGTAAAGTGAAGCTGTACCCACGCACCGAAATGCTCGATCTTGTCGTTGAGGGCGGTAAGGCGCGTGGCATTATTACCCGCAACTTGGTTACGGGTAAGATAGAATCCCATTCAGCACACGCCGTATTGCTTTGTACAGGTGGTTATGGTAACGTGTTCTACCTATCGACAAATGCAATGGGCAGCAACGTTACCGCGGCTTGGCGGGCACACAAGAAAGGTGCCTTTTTTGGTAACCCCTGCTTTACGCAGATTCACCCAACCTGTATCCCGGTATCGGGACACTACCAGTCGAAACTGACGCTTATGTCGGAGTCACTGCGGAACGACGGTCGGGTGTGGGCACCCAAATCCAAAGAAGACGCACAGAAGATTCAGAAAGGCCAGCTAAAGCCAACAGATCTGGCTGAAGATGCCCGCGATTACTTCCTGGAGCGTCGTTATCCTGCCTTTGGTAACCTTGTTCCCCGTGACGTAGCGTCTCGCAACGCCAAGAACATGTGCGACGAAGGCCGGGGAGTTAGTAAAACCGGACTGGCCGTATACCTTGATTTCGCTGACGCTATTAAACGCGACGGCCGGAAAACGATTGAGGCTAAATACGGTAACCTCTTTGAAATGTATGAGAAAATCACCGGCGAAAACCCGTATGAGTTGCCGATGATGATCTACCCCGCTGTTCACTATACAATGGGTGGCTTGTGGGTCGATTACAACCTCATGACAACGATTCCCGGCCTGTATGCCCTTGGCGAAGCTAACTTCTCCGACCACGGTGCTAACCGCCTTGGCGCATCGGCGCTGATGCAGGGTCTTGCTGATGGCTATTTTGTAATTCCTTATACCGTTGGCGATTACTTGGCAACGATTGGACCAGCCGACAAAATACCAGTCGATTCGCCAGCCTTCAAAGAAGCCGAGCAGAAAGTTCATGCTCAGGTTGAACAGTTACTGGCTATCAAAGGTACTCGTCCTGTTGATGAACTACACAAGGAGTTGGGCCATATCATGTGGGAGTATTGCGGTATGTCGCGTACTGCTGAAGGACTCAAACTAGCCAAACAAAAAATTCAGGCTCTGAAAAAAGAGTTCTGGACAAATGTTAAGGTGCTGGGCGATTCAGAAGAGATGAATCAGGCGCTCGAACAGGCATCTCGTGTTGCTGATTTTATCGAGTTAGGCGAACTAATGGTCGATGATGCACTCAACCGCGAAGAGTCGTGTGGTGGGCACTTCCGCGAGGAACACCAGACACCCGACGGCGAAGCCCTGCGTGACGATGCCAACTTCGCTTATGTAGCTGCGTGGGAGTATCAGGGTGACGGCAAGCCAGAAATACTTAACAAAGAAATTCTGGAGTTCGAGAATGTTAAATTGACACAGCGGAGTTATAAATAA
- a CDS encoding CvpA family protein: protein MLIPLAWGAFNGYRKGLLVEIVAVIAFVVAMIVGFKFLAFGIDLLSPYISRELARKILPWLGFSIIFFPTVVMINQMGFAIRRSLKYSVLGTFDSVAGATVGVFTWVFGISVILWLFSYMGVKLPARQAKTAFMYPYIRPIAPKVMDKAAVWVPKGLDAGKKWRADNIKSERTKE, encoded by the coding sequence ATGCTTATTCCCCTCGCCTGGGGGGCTTTTAATGGATACCGCAAAGGTCTTCTTGTCGAGATCGTGGCGGTCATCGCGTTTGTTGTGGCCATGATTGTCGGGTTTAAATTTCTGGCGTTTGGAATTGACCTGCTCAGTCCTTATATCAGCCGCGAGCTAGCCCGAAAAATTCTGCCCTGGCTGGGTTTTTCGATAATATTTTTCCCTACGGTGGTCATGATCAACCAGATGGGATTTGCCATCCGGCGGTCGCTAAAGTACTCCGTATTAGGTACCTTCGACAGTGTAGCAGGGGCCACAGTTGGGGTTTTTACGTGGGTCTTTGGAATTAGTGTTATCCTTTGGTTGTTCAGCTATATGGGTGTTAAACTACCCGCTCGTCAGGCAAAAACCGCCTTTATGTATCCGTATATCAGGCCAATAGCGCCAAAAGTGATGGATAAAGCCGCCGTTTGGGTACCCAAGGGGCTGGATGCAGGAAAGAAGTGGCGGGCCGACAATATAAAGAGCGAAAGAACGAAAGAGTGA
- a CDS encoding succinate dehydrogenase/fumarate reductase iron-sulfur subunit — MKINLKVWRQKNNNTTGKLVDYQLDNVSEDMSFLEMFDVLNDSLTRKGEDPVTFDHDCREGICGMCSMYINGRAHGPQTGATTCQLHMRSFNDGDTIVVEPWRARAFPVIKDLMVDRSAFDRVIQSGGYVSVNTGSARDANEILIPRTIADEAMDAAACIGCGACVAACKNASAMLFVSAKVSQLALLPQGQSEQKERAERMVAQMDAEGFGACSFTGACSVECPKSISLDHIARMNREYLGAKLSSDNVQS; from the coding sequence ATGAAAATTAATCTAAAAGTCTGGAGACAGAAAAATAATAATACAACCGGAAAGCTGGTTGATTATCAACTGGATAACGTATCGGAAGATATGTCTTTTCTGGAAATGTTCGATGTCCTGAACGACTCGCTAACCCGGAAAGGCGAAGATCCCGTAACCTTCGATCACGACTGTCGCGAAGGGATTTGCGGTATGTGCTCGATGTACATAAACGGCCGGGCTCATGGTCCGCAGACGGGTGCAACCACCTGTCAGCTGCACATGCGGTCGTTTAACGACGGCGATACGATTGTGGTTGAACCCTGGCGGGCGCGGGCCTTCCCGGTTATCAAAGATCTGATGGTTGACCGGTCGGCTTTTGATCGGGTTATTCAATCTGGCGGGTACGTATCCGTAAACACGGGATCAGCTCGTGATGCGAACGAAATTCTCATTCCTCGTACCATTGCCGACGAAGCGATGGATGCTGCTGCCTGTATTGGTTGTGGTGCCTGTGTAGCTGCCTGCAAAAATGCCTCGGCTATGTTGTTCGTTTCGGCGAAAGTTTCGCAGTTGGCACTTCTGCCGCAGGGACAGTCGGAGCAAAAAGAGCGGGCAGAACGCATGGTGGCACAAATGGATGCCGAAGGATTTGGTGCCTGTTCATTTACCGGTGCCTGTTCGGTTGAGTGTCCAAAGTCGATTTCACTTGATCACATTGCCCGTATGAACCGGGAGTATCTGGGAGCTAAACTGTCTTCCGACAACGTGCAGAGCTAG
- a CDS encoding GatB/YqeY domain-containing protein, with protein sequence MSLKQQIDADIKQAMLARNQDKLRALRAVKSMILLEETKEGQSGDLKPEDETKILTKAVKQRKDSADIYRQQNRADLLAVEETEIAVIEQYLPKQLSEDELKGKLQAIMTRLGASVPSDLGKVMGVASKELAGQADGKAISAMVKALLS encoded by the coding sequence ATGTCTCTAAAACAACAAATTGACGCCGATATAAAGCAGGCTATGCTGGCCAGAAATCAGGATAAGCTACGCGCATTGCGGGCCGTGAAGTCCATGATTTTGCTCGAAGAAACGAAAGAAGGTCAATCGGGCGATCTTAAACCTGAAGACGAAACCAAAATTCTGACCAAAGCCGTCAAGCAACGGAAAGACTCGGCCGACATATACCGTCAACAGAATCGCGCCGATTTGCTGGCCGTCGAAGAAACAGAAATCGCTGTCATTGAGCAGTACCTGCCCAAGCAGCTTTCTGAAGATGAATTAAAAGGAAAACTACAAGCCATTATGACCCGGCTGGGGGCTTCGGTGCCGTCAGATTTGGGTAAAGTGATGGGTGTAGCCTCCAAAGAACTCGCCGGACAAGCCGATGGAAAAGCCATTTCGGCGATGGTGAAGGCATTACTTTCTTAA